In Planctomycetota bacterium, the DNA window GGCGACCGCGGCGAAGCCGTCGATCCGGCTGGCGGCAGCGAGCGCGAACTCCGCGCCCTTCGACACGCCCCAGACGCCGATGGCGTCCTCGATGACATCTTCGCGGGCCCGCACCGCGTCCAGCACGTCCGCGAGGCGGTCCACCGGGATGCCGGCGAAGCCCCGAGGCAGATCGGGGAACTGCTGCTCCTGCGTGCCCCACGCGGGGGAGTAGTACGGCACCCCCACCGCGAGGTAGCCCCTGGACGCCAGCAGCGGCGCCATGCCGCGGGAGGCCCGATCGCCCCCCTCGGATCCGCCCAGCAGGATGATCGCCGGCAGCGGCTCGTCGCCCGGCGGGCGCAGCACGAAGGCGCCCTGGAAGGCCTCGCCCAGCGACGTCTCGACCAGGACGTCGGCGCCGTCGTCCAGCCGCAGCCGGGTCGAGGCGTCCACCGTGCCATCGCCGTCGGCATCAACATGCAGCTGGATGGTCCGCCACGGTGTGGTCTCCTCGGAGTACGCCGCGCCGTCGATGGTCTGCATGGTCCAGAAGAAGCCCGCGACGTCGACCCCCGACCAGGGGGCCGCCACGGGCTCGTCGTTGATGGGATCGATCTGGCCTGCGTCGTCGGCCCGGAACACGGCTGTAGATCGGTACCACGACTGCGATCGGCCGCTGTACCGCTCGGCCGCGATGGTCGCCAGCGAGCCGGGATCGAGCCCGGTGACCCGGACGTCGGCGACGTCGCCGAGCAGCACGGACGGCTCGGTCGGTTCGAAGGCGGGCTGGGCGATGGCCGAAGCCGCGGCGAACGCCGCAACCACGGCGGGGATCCCGTAGCACATGTCCAAATCCTCCTCGAACGTCTGGGTGCACCGGATTACCGCGATGCGCCCGGCCCCGCCGTCCTGCCACGATCCGGCGAGTTGGTTGGCTCGCCTCGTCAGGGCGTCGGTGCGTGCACCCCTCCGGCGCGGCGACTCCCGTGGTCGTAGGACCGCCGCGCTACCCAGGGAGGCGACGACCCCGGACAGAGTCCCTTCACGGTCCGTCGTCGTCCTGGAGCACCGCGGCCAGCGTTCGCCTGGCGAGCCGTTCGATCTTCTCGTGACGATCTCGGTAATACGGCAGCTGGATGGCGGCCACGCTGACCGCCCAGCCTCGAGCACGGGTCCAGCTGGCCTCGCTGGGATCGATGACCGACCGGAACGCCCGCCGCGCTCGCGGACCGAGTTCGTACCACGCGCACGCCAGGTCGCAGGCGGGGTCCCCAACCGCAAGGCCCCCGAAATCGATCACCCCGGCGAGCCGGCCGTCGCGCACGATTAGGTTGCCGCCGTGCAGATCGCCGTGGATCCACCTGGGTTCGGCCGACGGCTCGGCGTCGAGCGCCCGCTCCCATAGCGCCAGGAGCCGCCGAACGGGCGCGTCATCGACGATCTGCCGGAGCGCAGCCCGTGTCGCCTCGTCGCGTTCGTCGAGGGCGATGCCGCGACCGAAGTTGTGATTGCCCGGTGCGGGGCCACCCGCGGTTGGCGCCGCCGATAGTTCGGC includes these proteins:
- a CDS encoding acyl-CoA thioesterase/bile acid-CoA:amino acid N-acyltransferase family protein, whose protein sequence is MCYGIPAVVAAFAAASAIAQPAFEPTEPSVLLGDVADVRVTGLDPGSLATIAAERYSGRSQSWYRSTAVFRADDAGQIDPINDEPVAAPWSGVDVAGFFWTMQTIDGAAYSEETTPWRTIQLHVDADGDGTVDASTRLRLDDGADVLVETSLGEAFQGAFVLRPPGDEPLPAIILLGGSEGGDRASRGMAPLLASRGYLAVGVPYYSPAWGTQEQQFPDLPRGFAGIPVDRLADVLDAVRAREDVIEDAIGVWGVSKGAEFALAAASRIDGFAAVAAIVPSDVIWEGWGSNMPGPSSFSWEGTPMDYVPYLGMGAEFAKGRRGQAVRIRLPHDAGRLANPERVEAARIRVEDIDEPVFVVGGDEDNTWDSGGMARNIAERRESAGLNTVLIVDAEAGHALSGHAYTPLSEADARVRKEAFPALLAFFAEHLKRP
- a CDS encoding aminoglycoside phosphotransferase family protein — encoded protein: MTNADRFPIDAELARSLLREQRPTLAGHPIVPQPDGGTTHVLFRLGSDLAIRFPGSPRAVPQCAKEQAWLPRIAPELSIAVPTPIFAGRPSALFAAPWSVVPWIEGEAAWSAMHVHPDALAGDLATFIAELSAAPTAGGPAPGNHNFGRGIALDERDEATRAALRQIVDDAPVRRLLALWERALDAEPSAEPRWIHGDLHGGNLIVRDGRLAGVIDFGGLAVGDPACDLACAWYELGPRARRAFRSVIDPSEASWTRARGWAVSVAAIQLPYYRDRHEKIERLARRTLAAVLQDDDGP